Within the Thunnus thynnus chromosome 23, fThuThy2.1, whole genome shotgun sequence genome, the region AGCTAACTGTCTGTATTgcctgtttggtgctgggcggGTAATGTTCAGTGGGTTTATCGctgtttttttactgaaaacagctgcctgctacatCTGGAAATGATGAAATTGGTAAGAAAGAACCAAAACAGtggtcataaaaacaaaacaatgaactgaaagacactaaaactaCAGATTCTGtctaaaaatatgtattatacTGTAGTGGCTTCAGCAAAATGTTGTCACACATTACTAAAGGTGTATCCTTTGTCTTTTAGTGTATGTAATAGAAATCCCGCCTTCCAATGTTTCCTCAGTAGAGGTATTGTTAGAAAGGGAAGCCATCACTGATGTTATAAGCAGTTGACGTCATGGCACATTTACAATGCAAATAGTTAGTGACACACGTCAAAGATACACATCAACCACAGTGTGGAGAGAGCCTTATGAGTACTTTACTTAGCAGTCATTAGCGAATAGGAAAATAAGATTAAGAGGGTTTCTATATCAGTACATGCAAGTCAACCTTTCCGGTGTGGCCAAATCTGTTCAGGCATGATCAATTTCCATCTACACGAGCCACTGCATTGAGTACTACTGCACGTAAAGCAGCTTCTAAGGCCACAGAGGAATACAAATGTGATGGATGTTGTGTGCAGAACTGACAACATTGTCTCTAATTGCCTCTGTGGGACTCCCTGTTTGGAGATAACAAGGTACCTTGGTTCATAAGAAATGCATAGAGTGTGTACAACAGTACCTGGGCCTGCTGTTGATGGCAGGCTCGCCATTCATAAGGATATGAAGTGGCAAGCAGTCCGACTACATGAATACAGAGCCATCAAAGCATGTCTGCATTAGACAGATATGTGGATTTTGCATTTGAGATGCAAGATAGAAGAAAACAATTTGATCTTTCAGCATATCGAAGCCCTTTCAGGTGTTTGACAGACAAAAATTAGAGTCTGAGGTTTATTTGTAGGAGAGCAAGTGATGGTAACATGACATTTAAAGGAAATATCCAAGAGACTAGGAAGAAGCAGAATAATATAAACTCTTCATGGCTAATTAAGTATGCCTAATTAGTACAACAattaaatgacttgttttaGAGATAAAGACATTTGTATAATGATACAGCGACATCATATGGTTTGTAAATGGTTTTTATTAGCAAAATAAGGGAGATGAGTCTACAAAGATTCTCCATCCGTGGagaacatacacatacattgaCAGTTGTGGCAGTTTCTTTATATGAACAGATCCAGGACCGTGTTTAAATCGCTCTTCTTGGCAAAGTAGTACTGATCTACAATCACAGACCAGGCTCCCTTGACCCATCTTTGTTTCCATCACCTGAACGAAAGGCTTCATGGATCCTCAAAACAGAGCCTCTACTCTCAAACCGTTGCTAGATAGGATCCTCCCAAGAGCGGTGTCTGAACCTTAAAACATTTCAGACCTCATCCTCAACCTATACAACCATCTTTTCTGTGGTtcagttttttctcttctcGACACCCAAAAAACTCCATGAACTCTCCTCCAAAATACATTTCCtccaaatacattaaaatatacagtaaaatgtgcCAACTCTGGTCTTTGTACTTTAAAACACTCGAGCATATTATAAGCTCAGCGCCTCGACTAACCATTTTCCGAATGGTTGGGAAGAATGGATATTTTGTACACTGTTTAAAAACCAGAACCCCAGATTTGTGGGGTAAATGTAACAATATACATCTCAGTATTGTACTGTGTGATCGGCCAGCGAGGCCTTTCATTGTCATGGCAGGTGGGGGatgaggagggggggtggggtaGGGGACTGTGGAGGCTACATGTTGGTCACCATGGAGACCCATGTACCTTTAGACCAGAGAGAAATCTTCCTCCTCCCGATAGCTCAGTGGTGTGCACATAGAAGATAGCAGGGACACTAACATATGAAAACAGTTTACCTCTTATGTTTAGAACAATTCAGCAGGCAACAGAACAAGCATTGGGACTACGACCGCAGTAAAAGGCATGCGAAGGCACAAGTACCAACAAACTGGACTCAAAGTTGTACCCCTTTTCCCCCTTTTGGTTGTagggaaggagaaaaagaagcattTCCACCAACAGTTAAAGTTTCCTTTTCCAGAGACAGCGGCAGAAGGaacagtgaaaatgtgatgTCCTTCtcctcagaaaataaaaaaaacaaaaaggagaattaaaaaaaaaacaaaaaaaacaaaaacaaagtgagaAAATTTGCGGTGAGGCTTTTACAATGATACAAACATCCTACACAAATGTCGTAACGCTAGTTCAAAATGTTccaagacaaaaacataaataaagctGTTAAAAGTGGCATATAGTACAGCACTGGTCCGTGACTGATCCTCCCGACTCTTCTCATCTTCCCCATCAAAGATGCACAATAAGCTGGCTCCACTGCCTgaggacggagagagagagagaagagagagaaagaaacatgaaGGAAGCGAGGAGGGGATGGGGGTCGGGTCTGCTACTATTTCACAAATATCTAAATGGAgcagaaaatgcatttaagCCTTTGATAAAAGTAGACACTGATTTCAGAGattcagtgattaaattatacaTTTGATTATGATGGATTATGCTGCATCTTTGCGGTCAACTCCAGCTATGCTCCTCTGTAATTCTGCATGTTTAAAAGCTCTAGAAACAAACCATTTGAAGGCAAATTATTATAAAGACTTTGGAAAAGAGAACATCTTTAAACCAGACTCCTACAACTTCCTCATACTGTGGTGAACACACTCTCAGTCACAACCTTGACATGTGCCCTCATCCGTGATGcagaaccacacacacacacacacacacatgtccgCCGCATGTGAGCCGAGCAAAGGGGTGCGGATCTCTGGTTTGTTGAGCTCTGGTGTTTCTCAGGCgatgaaaagattaaaaaggaGGGACGACGAGGAGTTCCTTACCAAGAAAAAAAGGCTGTCGTCTTCGTCGTCTCCGTCGTCCTCAGAACAGACCGCAGTCTTTCAGGTTGTTTTTGATGATGACGTCGGTGACGGCGTCAAAGACAAACTGCACATTCTTGGTGTCTGTGGCGCAGGTGAAGTGGGTGTAAATCTCCTTGGTGTCCTTCCTCTTGTTCAGATCCTCGAACTGACACTGGATGTAGGCGGCCGCTTCCTCGTACGTGTTGGAGCCTGGAAAAGACGAGGAAGAAGTCACAACATAGGAAAGATTTTGTTACTAGCATAGATTTTTGTGGGAACTGTGGGACACTTTCTGCACCAAAACGCTGCCAGTCTTACCAGCGTATTCTGGGTAGCAGATGGTGAGAGGACTCTTCTTGATCTTCTCCTCGAACAGATCCTTCTTgttgaggaagaggatgatggaGGTGTCTGTGAACCACTTGTTGTTGCAGATGCTGTCGAACAGCTTCATACTCTCGTGCATTCGGTTCtgaggggagaaagaaaaataaaaacaggtaaGGTGACGGCGGTCGTTGCGCTTTGCTCACTGATCCATAAACAAGGACCGATTTTGAACGGAAGCCGTTCTTTATTTCTACCTCTCTGACCCATCACGATTTCAGTAAACAAAGTTCCTGCTGTGTATGAACACAGACTGCCGGATATTATCTTTGTCCGTGAGTCAGCGGACGAAGCACTCACCATCTCCTCGTCCTCGGCCAGCACCAGGTCGTAGTCGCTGAGGGCCACGCAGAAGATGATGGCGGTCACGCCCTCGAAGCAATGGATCCACTTCTTCCTCTCAGACCTCTGACCGCCGACATCAAACATTCTGGAGAAAGAAACATAGAAAGCATATCCTTCAGCATGTTTACATCCAATACAGTACAAGCAGTGTTTATGACACCCGAAGGCCAAAACAAATATCGGGAAGAGGCGCTGCCGTGTCAAGTGATGACAGTAAATGATagaggggaaaagaaagaaaatatttgtatgttgtTACGTAAACAACAGATTGAAAAATAGGTTGAGAGCAGGAGCGGACCTTGAGATGTTGCACTGTCTCCTATTTGCTCCGCCAAGGGGCATGAAGGTGGTTTACTTTATTGCTGCTTTCAAATGTTCAGTGTAAGGCAATAAATGGACTTGGAAGTGGCATAAACACTGTCAGACACAGTCAGACATGAATTACATCTTTGTACACTTCACACATTCAGGAAGGACCGCTAAACCAGGAAGtccaaatatttcaaaactgaatgaaacgatcacaaaaaaatgcacggagctgagaaaagaaacaacaacaacccccgcctttttttttttttagctcttaCTGGTctatttaaaaaaggaaaacagcaaCAGTCACATCTGGAAAGACTTTGGCTTTAAAAAGGCAGATTgtcaaggaaaataaaaaataaccgGTGCTCAAAAAGCCTGTTTTTCTTAATACATTTAACATGTCAAAACAtgttgaaagagagagacatcCTGGTTCAACGGGTCACTCCCCTCTCATTCTGTTTATATCCTTCGTGGTTAGTCGTTAAAACGGTGAAGAATAAATACCTACAGTAGGTTTTGACACAGCTGTTTGTCACTGCAGTGTGATTTCTATGTGACTGACAGAACTAATGTAATATCCTATAATGTACGACGGTGATAATAATGGACAGGCTGTATAGAAAAGGACTGaataaacagctgtgtgtgtattgatAGAACATGGGATTTCTCtcctttgtgttttggacaacagtatgtatttcagtggactggCCAAACTTCTGGTATCATGACATAatcaatcccccccccccccgccctcacttcctgtctgtgtttgttatcTGAGTGCTACAACTTAGTCATCTCCGATGCGTACAACACCTTCACAGATTGTGTCACAATTTACAGCTGTACGTGTACAAAGGGAATTTCTATGAAAGGCAATGAGTCAGTAACAGGAAGGAAAGCCAATTAAGCCATCACGTAAAACACCACAGAGACTGTTTAGTCTGCGCCAGTTgtatgagggagagagagagacagagagagagagagagaaattctCACTTGAAATGCAGGTCTTTGAATGTGAAGTGCGTCTCCACGATGCCTGTGGTTTTGACTCGGGTCCTCAGGACATCCTGCTGAGTTGGGATGTAGGTAGCCTGGGATATCCTGTCCAAATCGTTCAAGTAGCTGAGGTGAGGTTAACGCAAAGGAGGGGGAAATAAAAAtagcgagagaaagagagagagagagagagagagagagaaaagggagcgAGAAAGACAGCGAGAGAGGAAACAAACGGGAGAAAATGTGTCAGAGATAGCGAGGTCATGTGTCGTACAATGAGTCCCCATGAAATCATTGTGATGAACTGGTTTTAGGTTGAAAACAAGTTGATTCCAACGTTTTTTGAAACTTCTTTGTAACAAAATATTATCGTTGTTGTCTTCAGCCTTGACCTGATGACTACATGTTTTGTGAAattcaaggattttttttttttcattaaatcttCAGTTGCAATACACTTGAGTCCACGCCAAAGTTagctaaaatacaaaattctGACCACACAGTTTAAAACATCAGATAAAACACCAGTTAAATTTAGACATGACGCTATGGTGGCTTTGTGGTTAAAACCGTTGCCTCATAGCAAAGCTGGGGCCTGGTTTTAATCTGAGCTCTGTGGTCTTTTCAGCAGGGAGTGTGCATTGTTTTCTCAATGTTTGGTGCGTTCCCTCTGGTTGCTCTGGTTCTCCCCCACAGTCCTAGGATATGCAGCTGATTGGAAATTCCCTACgtatgagtgtgaatgtgtctgCCTCTGTGTCAGCACTGTAATGGACTTGCCATCTGTCCAGGGTGCTGGCTTGCGTTTTGCCAAGTACCTGCTAGGACAGGCTCTACTACTCTCATGGAGAAGAATAAGCAGATACAAATAACCTACGAAGAAATAACATGTAATTATTAATGTTTAGAAGTAGTTAACCGGACATCTTGATAGCTTTgagatgtatttttctttctttctgcaaCTGTAAATGTGACTGTAAATATGATTCTTCACATGAAAACAGCAGACATGAGGGTAGATAAtggaatttttttgtttatcttgAAATTGTGGCAATTTTCTTAATGTTGCATATGCAAGTTACGCATAGCAGAGGTGTATGCATGAGAAATTTTTGAGCTGCAATGTTTACTCAACTGAtaatgaactgaatatctttgagttttccACTGTTGGGTCAGATAAAGCAATTTGAATATATCCAACTGGACTTTTGTAAAACTGTAACAAGCATTTCTTATTATTTCCTGACACTTCTTGGGAACAAACAAGTCATCAGCTCATCGATAATGGAAAGAATTGACATTTGCagttttaagaaatgtttttccCGCAACAGGAAAttacaaaacagaagaaaaaaaatgttaagcaAAGTTTGTGTGATTGCATCACATAagtgaaaatgcattttccacAATTGTACAGTCTAAATCCATTATCAGATTACATTGTTGGTTCAATTTTTCTTAGTAGTGGAGTCCTAAACCTCCTAAATGTGGAAATGAGTTGTTTTAGTTAATAAATTCTGAACAAATACTAAagctttttaaatcttttaacaTCTGCTGTGCTTATGCAGGATATCacacataaattacatttttcacacactCTGAATGTATTATGACCCGAGTTAATACCTCAAGGTTATGATAAATTACAAGGGAAAGCGATTAGTGACCTCTAGTTGCtggcagacaaacacaaagtaaTCTCCCCCTACACTCACACAAGccttttgtttgtcttctgaGGTATtaagtgaagagagagagaaaaaaaaaaatacacaaggtTTGGCAACGGTGTTTCCTATTCATGAAAAGCCCCTGGACAGCGGGATTAGAAGAACCAATTAGAAAATAGCCAACGACTGCAGCTCCCTCAGCCCGCGATGTAACTCGCTGATGTTCGTCCTGCGACAGGGCGAATGGCTGTCCTCCTAACAAAACACAGGAGCTGCCTTGTGATGATATCATTTGTTTTGACACCAAGGACTCTTGCACAACATATAAAAGATTTAAACTGgttcggaaaaaaaaaaaaaaaattacgtAACAGTTTAGCAACAAAGAGAAAATCCACCAAAAGgattttttattctgtatttgtgtgatttttttttttttttttttttactctttaaagCATAAAATGTTCCAGCGCTGAGTTATAAGGTCAAAGATTA harbors:
- the gnai1 gene encoding guanine nucleotide-binding protein G(i) subunit alpha-1 — encoded protein: MGCTLSTEDKAAVERSKMIDRNLRDDGEKAAREVKLLLLGAGESGKSTIVKQMKIIHEAGYSEEECKQYKAVVYSNTIQSIIAIIRAMGRLKIDFGDAARADDARQLFVLAGSAEEGFMTAELAGVIKRLWKDGGVQACFSRSREYQLNDSAAYYLNDLDRISQATYIPTQQDVLRTRVKTTGIVETHFTFKDLHFKMFDVGGQRSERKKWIHCFEGVTAIIFCVALSDYDLVLAEDEEMNRMHESMKLFDSICNNKWFTDTSIILFLNKKDLFEEKIKKSPLTICYPEYAGSNTYEEAAAYIQCQFEDLNKRKDTKEIYTHFTCATDTKNVQFVFDAVTDVIIKNNLKDCGLF